In Helianthus annuus cultivar XRQ/B chromosome 8, HanXRQr2.0-SUNRISE, whole genome shotgun sequence, a single genomic region encodes these proteins:
- the LOC110870054 gene encoding uncharacterized mitochondrial protein AtMg00810-like, whose amino-acid sequence MRISMKPCTCTNQHFTDYVLTLGFVQSGCDASLFILHHNGNTVYLLLYVDDIILVTSSTSLRQHLMTYLSTEFAMKDLGALSFFLGISVNRTQDTMFLSQQTYASDIIEHAGMSSCKPASTPVDTNSKLSATSGTDIENPTLYRSLAGALQYLTFTRPDISYTVQQVCMHMHAPKTDHSNALKRIIWYIQGIVSYGLTLSSHRDPALLAYTDADCVGCPDTRRSTSGYCVYLGDNLVSWSSKRQPTISRSSAEAEYRGVANVVAEICWLRNLLLKLHRPLSKATIVYFDNVSAIYLSSNPV is encoded by the coding sequence ATGAGAATCTCCATGAAACCGTGTACATGCACCAACCAACATTTCACCGACTATGTTCTTACCTTGGGATTTGTTCAAAGTGGTTGTGATGCGTCCTTGTTCATCTTACATCATAATGGCAACACCGTCTATCTTCTTCTGTATGTAGATGACATCATTCTGGTAACATCTTCGACATCTCTTCGTCAGCACCTCATGACTTATCTCTCAACAGAATTTGCAATGAAGGACCTCGGGGCATTAAGTTTTTTTCTTGGGATCTCTGTGAACCGAACTCAGGACACTATGTTCCTATCTCAGCAGACCTACGCCAGTGACATTATAGAGCACGCGGGTATGTCGTCTTGTAAACCCGCATCCACTCCAGTTGATACAAACTCCAAACTCAGTGCAACATCAGGTACCGATATTGAAAACCCTACACTTTACAGAAGTTTGGCAGGGGCACTACAATACCTCACTTTCACTCGGCCCGACATCAGTTATACGGTGCAACAGGTATGTATGCACATGCACGCGCCCAAAACAGATCACTCGAATGCTCTCAAGCGTATTATCTGGTACATTCAAGGCATAGTCTCTTACGGTCTAACTCTGTCATCTCACAGGGATCCCGCACTTCTTGCTTATACGGATGCTGACTGTGTTGGTTGCCCCGACACTCGTCGCTCTACGAGTGGTTATTGTGTCTACTTAGGAGACAATCTCGTCTCCTGGTCTTCTAAACGCCAGCCAACCATCTCCCGCTCTAGTGCCGAAGCTGAATACAGAGGAGTGGCTAATGTTGTTGCTGAAATCTGCTGGCTTCGCAATCTACTCTTGAAATTGCATCGGCCCCTTTCTAAAGCTACTATTGTTTACTTTGACAATGTGAGTGCTATCTATCTCTCCAGCAATCCTGTTTAA